From Pristiophorus japonicus isolate sPriJap1 chromosome 7, sPriJap1.hap1, whole genome shotgun sequence, one genomic window encodes:
- the hey2 gene encoding hairy/enhancer-of-split related with YRPW motif protein 2 isoform X2 — MKRPCEESSSDSDLDETIDVGCENNYGGQGNNILIRAGSPSTTSQIMARKKRRGIIEKRRRDRINNSLSELRRLVPTAFEKQGSAKLEKAEILQMTVDHLKMLRATGGKGFFDAHALAMDFMSIGFRECLSEVARYLSSVEGLENSDPLRLRLVSHLNTYASQREAAVMTSSVAHHHQHQHQQRLQQHQQPPHHQHWAAAFHHLPSALLQHHGLSSDRLLASASELHPGPWLITHCKSHQYCYQQVDSNFTHELSAFKYPNVDYFVYANYNQSTASPCCSN; from the exons ATGAAGCGACCTTGTGAAGAAAGTTCTTCAGATAGTGATCTTGATGAAACTATAGACGTAGGGTGCGAAAATAACTACGGAGG GCAGGGCAATAATATACTCATAAGAGCTGGCTCCCCGTCTACAACTTCTCAAATCATGGCCAGAAAAAAAAGAAGGGGG ATTATTGAGAAAAGACGCCGAGATCGTATTAACAACAGTTTGTCGGAGCTCCGTCGACTGGTCCCCACTGCCTTTGAGAAACAG GGATCAGCCAAGTTAGAGAAAGCGGAAATACTTCAGATGACAGTGGACCATTTAAAGATGCTCCGGGCGACCGGAGGTAAAG GGTTTTTCGACGCTCACGCTCTCGCCATGGACTTTATGAGTATTGGTTTCCGGGAGTGCCTGTCCGAGGTGGCCCGCTACCTGAGCTCGGTGGAGGGTCTCGAGAACTCGGACCCGCTGCGGCTCCGCCTGGTCTCTCACCTCAACACTTACGCCTCTCAGCGGGAAGCAGCTGTAATGACCTCGTCGGTCGCTCATCACcatcagcaccagcaccagcagcgGCTCCAGCAGCACCAACAGCCGCCACACCATCAGCACTGGGCCGCCGCCTTCCATCACCTGCCCTCGGCTTTGCTGCAGCACCACGGGCTCTCCAGCGACAGGCTGCTGGCCAGCGCCTCCGAGCTGCACCCAG GGCCTTGGCTGATAACCCACTGCAAGAGCCACCAGTACTGTTACCAGCAAGTCGACAGCAATTTTACACACGAGCTTTCTGCTTTCAAGTACCCCAATGTTGACTATTTTGTTTACGCAAATTATAACCAATCGACTGCGTCTCCCTGTTGCTCCAATTGA
- the hey2 gene encoding hairy/enhancer-of-split related with YRPW motif protein 2 isoform X1 has translation MKRPCEESSSDSDLDETIDVGCENNYGGQGNNILIRAGSPSTTSQIMARKKRRGIIEKRRRDRINNSLSELRRLVPTAFEKQGSAKLEKAEILQMTVDHLKMLRATGGKGFFDAHALAMDFMSIGFRECLSEVARYLSSVEGLENSDPLRLRLVSHLNTYASQREAAVMTSSVAHHHQHQHQQRLQQHQQPPHHQHWAAAFHHLPSALLQHHGLSSDRLLASASELHPGTAAVPPPPGGSALLTATLAAAAAHTAPGGGGSGLTPRMPPLSTSLLSLSATVHAAAAAAAAAHTFPLSFGAFPAAAVLTPGGTALSPPGIAGVPHSGSGGSGGGKPYRPWGTEIGAF, from the exons ATGAAGCGACCTTGTGAAGAAAGTTCTTCAGATAGTGATCTTGATGAAACTATAGACGTAGGGTGCGAAAATAACTACGGAGG GCAGGGCAATAATATACTCATAAGAGCTGGCTCCCCGTCTACAACTTCTCAAATCATGGCCAGAAAAAAAAGAAGGGGG ATTATTGAGAAAAGACGCCGAGATCGTATTAACAACAGTTTGTCGGAGCTCCGTCGACTGGTCCCCACTGCCTTTGAGAAACAG GGATCAGCCAAGTTAGAGAAAGCGGAAATACTTCAGATGACAGTGGACCATTTAAAGATGCTCCGGGCGACCGGAGGTAAAG GGTTTTTCGACGCTCACGCTCTCGCCATGGACTTTATGAGTATTGGTTTCCGGGAGTGCCTGTCCGAGGTGGCCCGCTACCTGAGCTCGGTGGAGGGTCTCGAGAACTCGGACCCGCTGCGGCTCCGCCTGGTCTCTCACCTCAACACTTACGCCTCTCAGCGGGAAGCAGCTGTAATGACCTCGTCGGTCGCTCATCACcatcagcaccagcaccagcagcgGCTCCAGCAGCACCAACAGCCGCCACACCATCAGCACTGGGCCGCCGCCTTCCATCACCTGCCCTCGGCTTTGCTGCAGCACCACGGGCTCTCCAGCGACAGGCTGCTGGCCAGCGCCTCCGAGCTGCACCCAGGTACGGCGGCGGTCCCGCCTCCTCCAGGGGGCTCGGCTTTGCTCACCGCCACCCTGGCGGCGGCCGCGGCTCACACAGCCCCTGGCGGTGGGGGGAGCGGCCTGACTCCCCGCATGCCTCcgctctccacctccctcctctccctctccgccACCGTCCAcgctgccgccgccgccgccgccgccgcccacACTTTCCCGCTCTCCTTCGGCGCCTTCCCCGCCGCCGCCGTGCTAACACCGGGCGGCACAGCGCTCAGCCCGCCTGGGATCGCCGGCGTCCCGCATAGCGGCAGCGGGGGCAGCGGCGGAGGCAAACCTTATAGACCCTGGGGCACCGAGATAGGGGCGTTCTGA